Below is a window of Saccharomonospora viridis DSM 43017 DNA.
CGGGGTTGTGGGAGCCACTGTCCAGTAGCTGACACTGCTGGGGATGCCGCGTGTGGTTAGCGGAACCGTCTGGAACGGCGGACCGGAGTGGGTGAGAGTCCCGTACGCGAAAACTGCATTGTGGTGTCTTAGTGGTTTCCCGAGTAGCAGCGAGCCCGTGGAATTCGCTGTGAATCTGCCGGGACCACCCGGTAAGCCTAAATACTTCCTGGTGACCGATAGCGGATCAGTACCGTGAGGGAAAGATGAAAAGTACCCCGGGAGGGGAGTGAAAGAGTACCTGAAACCGTGTGCCTGCAAGCCGTCAGAGCCTTCGGGTGATGGCGTGCCTTTTGAAGAATGAGCCTGCGAGTTAGTGCTGCGTGGCGAGGTTAACCCGTGTGGGGTAGCCGGAGCGAAAGCGAGTCTGAATAGGGCGTTGAGTCGCGTGGTCTAGACCCGAAGCGGGGTGATCTACCCATGGCCAGGGTGAAGCGCCGGTAAGACGGCGTGGAGGCCCGAACCCACCAGGGTTGAAAACCTGGGGGATGAGCTGTGGGTAGGGGTGAAAGGCCAATCAAACTCCGTGATAGCTGGTTCTCCCCGAAATGCATTTAGGTGCAGCGTCGTGTGTTTCACACCTGGGGTAGAGCGACTGGATGGCCTAGGGGGCTTACCGGCTTACCGAAGTCAACCAAACTCCGAATACAGGTGTGTGAGAGCACGGCAGTGAGACGGCGGGGGATAAGCTTCGTCGTCGAGAGGGAAACAGCCCAGAACACCAGCTAAGGCCCCTAAGTGTGTGCTCAGTGGGAAAGGATGTGGAGTCGCTGAGACAACCAGGAGGTTGGCTTAGAAGCAGCCATCCTTGAAAGAGTGCGTAATAGCTCACTGGTCGAGTGGTTCTGCGCCGATAATGTAGCGGGGCTAAGCACACCGCCGAAGCTGTGTCATTCACACAGGTGATCGGCCCTGGTCCTTCGGGGTTGGGGTCCAGTCGTGTGGATGGGTAGGGGAGCGTCCTGTACCCATAGAAGCCGTCGGGTGACCGAGCGGTGGAGGGTGCGGGAGTGAGAATGCAGGCATGAGTAGCGAAAGCAGAGTGAGAATCTCTGCCGCCGGATGACCAAGGGTTCCTGGGCCAGGTTGTTCCGCCCAGGGTAAGTCGGGACCTAAGGCGAGGCCGTCAGGCGTAGTCGATGGACAACGGGTTGATATTCCCGTACCCGCGTGTGCGCGTCCCTGGCGAGGCAGGTGAGACTAACCACCCGCTCTGCGCGTACTCCTTCGGGAGTGTGTGTGGGGTGCGTGGGACCTGATCCTGTAGTAGCCAAGCGATGGGGTGACGCAGGAAGGTAGCCCCGCCAGTCAGTGGTGATACTGGTGTAAGCGTGTGGCCCGTCCGATAGGCAAATCCGTCGGACTGTCCTTCGAGGACAAGGGTGAGGCGTGATGCATAGCCGTTGAGGCGAAGTAGGGTGATCCTCTGCTGCCGAGAAAAGCCTCTAGCGAGTGCGCACGTGGCCCGTACCCGAAACCGACACAGGTGGTCAGGTAGAGAATACCAAGGCGATCGGGTGAACTGTGGTTAAGGAACTCGGCAAATTGCCCCCGTAACTTTGGGAGAAGGGGGGCCAAAGCGCCTGAAGCCCCTTGCGGGCTAGGGCGAGTTGGCCGCAGAGACCAGCGGAAAGCGACTGTTTACTAAAAACACAGGTCCATGCGAAGACGTAAGTCGATGTATATGGACTGACGCCTGCCCGGTGCTGGAACGTTAAGAGGACCGGTTAGCCCCCTTTCGGGGGGGTGAAGCCGAGAATTTAAGCGCCAGTAAACGGCGGTGGTAACTATAACCATCCTAAGGTAGCGAAATTCCTTGTCGGGTAAGTTCCGACCTGCACGAATGGCGTAACGACTTTCCGGCTGTCTCAACCACAGGCCCGGCGAAATTGCACTACGAGTAAAGATGCTCGTTTCGCGCGGCAGGACGGAAAGACCCCGGGACCTTTACTACAGCTTGGTATTGGTTCTCGGTTCGGCTTGTGTAGGATAGGTGGGAGACTGGGAAGCCCGCACGCCAGTGTGGGTGGAGTCGCCGTTGAAATACCACTCTGGCCGGATTGGGAATCTAACCTCGGACCGTGATCCGGTTCAGGGACAGTGCCTGGTGGGTAGTTTAACTGGGGCGGTTGCCTCCTAAAAGGTAACGGAGGCGCCCAAAGGTTCCCTCAGCCTGGTTGGCAATCAGGTGTCGAGTGTAAGTGCACAAGGGAGCTTGACTGTGAGACCGACGGGTCGAGCAGGGACGAAAGTCGGGACTAGTGATCCGGCACCACCTGGTGGAAGGGGTGTCGCTCAACGGATAAAAGGTACCCCGGGGATAACAGGCTGATCTTGCCCAAGAGTCCATATCGACGGCATGGTTTGGCACCTCGATGTCGGCTCGTCGCATCCTGGGGCCGGAGTAGGTCCCAAGGGTTGGGCTGTTCGCCCATTAAAGCGGCACGCGAGCTGGGTTTAGAACGTCGTGAGACAGTTCGGTCCCTATCCGCCGCGCGCGTTGGAGACTTGAGGAAAGCTGTCCCTAGTACGAGAGGACCGGGACGGACGAACCTCTGGTATGCCAGTTGTCCCGCCAGGGGCATGGCTGGTTAGCTACGTTCGGAAAGGATAACCGCTGAAGGCATCTAAGCGGGAAGCCTGTTCCAAGATGAGGTCTCCCACCACCTTCGAGTGGGTAAGGCCCCCCAGAGATGATGGGGTTGATAGGCCAGACATGGAAGCGCAGCAATGCGTGCTGGAGTGGACTGGTACTAATCGGCCGAGGGCTTGACCACAAAGGTGCTACGCACCCACTCTGCAACTCTGAAACACCACACCCCCACAACACCGGGCTGGTTGTTTCACAGAGTTTCGGTGGTTATAGCGGCGGGGACACGCCCGGTCCCATTCCGAACCCGGAAGCTAAGCCCGCCAGCGCCGATGGTACTGCACCCCCACGGGTGTGGGAGAGTAGGACACCGCCGAACACAAACCACACAGAAAAGGGACCCGGTAACCGGGTCCCTTTTCTTTTTGCGCATGGCATTCTGTCGAAGCCGTGTCGAGCCGTAAGCTGAGATGCGTGAGCACATCTCGTCTCCTGGTTATCCAGCCGGATGCAGCCGATCCACCGGGACCGCTCGGTGAATGGTTCGTCGACGCCGGTGCTGAACTCGATGTTCGACTGATGCCGGACGCGGGGTTGCCCGACACCCTCGACGACTACGGCGGTGTCGTCTGCCTCGGCGGTGGGATGAACGCCGAAGAGGACACCCGGCATCCGTGGTTGGCGGCTGTCCGGTCGCTACTCGGTAAGGCTGTCGCCGCTGACAAACCGACCCTGTGCGTATGTTTGGGCGCCCAGTTGCTGGCGGTCGCTGCAGGGGGACGTGTCACGCCGGGCCACGACGGCCCGGAGGTCGGTCCCGCGTTGGTGATGAAAAAGGACGCGGCGGCAGGGGATCCACTGTGGGCTGACCTTCCTTTACTGCCGGATGTGCTGCAATTCCACTCCGACGAAATCGCACAACTTCCGCCGGGAGCCGTGCTGCTGGCGTCATCGCCGCGTTATCCGCATCAG
It encodes the following:
- a CDS encoding type 1 glutamine amidotransferase, which encodes MSTSRLLVIQPDAADPPGPLGEWFVDAGAELDVRLMPDAGLPDTLDDYGGVVCLGGGMNAEEDTRHPWLAAVRSLLGKAVAADKPTLCVCLGAQLLAVAAGGRVTPGHDGPEVGPALVMKKDAAAGDPLWADLPLLPDVLQFHSDEIAQLPPGAVLLASSPRYPHQAFRIGRRVYGIQFHIETTPEVVLRWAATSKSKAEAIQRNAFDEETLIRLHADIAEAWRPFARRFVDLVAGRIEPAKSTPSSLPIING